Proteins found in one Zea mays cultivar B73 chromosome 1, Zm-B73-REFERENCE-NAM-5.0, whole genome shotgun sequence genomic segment:
- the LOC100384298 gene encoding BTB/POZ domain and ankyrin repeat-containing protein NPR3, with the protein MEVSTISFSSPPPRATPADLEAVGLRRLSDNLQRLLDPAFLNCSDAEIALAAARGGGAVGVHRCILAARSAFFLDHLASLPAPAAAGERPRLELADLVPGGRHIGRDALVPVLGYLYTGRLKPPAQDATVCMDDACGHGTCRPAIDFVVESMYAASGFQISELASLFQRRLSDFVCEALDEDVVPIIHVASTCDLQDLLNLCIQRVAVSALDSRYLDKELPADIYNKIKEIRRQPENAIILDPEHDKRVRNILKALDSDDVDLVGLLLKESTVTLDDAFAIHYAAAYCEPKVFAELLKLDSANVNLKNSGGYTPLHIACMRREPDIILSLVERGACVLERTLDGRDALTICKRLTREKDCNRKLDKYEEKSKAYLCIDILEQELKRKSFVLDPISISIEESIATPLLVDNFHMRLINLENRVAFARIFFPSEAKLVMRIAQADSTQEFAGITNFSRLKEVDLNETPTMQNRRLRERLDALTKTVELGRRYFPHCSDVLDKFLNEESTDPIFLETGTPEDQQVKRMRFSELREDVRKAFTKDKAAVAAIASSASSSSSPRCRRPNRKSR; encoded by the exons ATGGAGGtctccaccatcagcttctcgtcCCCGCCGCCGCGGGCCACGCCGGCCGACCTCGAGGCCGTCGGCCTCCGCCGCCTCAGCGACAACCTCCAGCGCCTGCTCGACCCGGCCTTCCTCAACTGCTCGGACGCCGAGATCGCGCTcgccgcggcgaggggcggcggCGCCGTCGGCGTCCACCGCTGCATCCTCGCCGCCAGGAGCGCCTTCTTCCTCGACCACCTCGCCTCCCTCCCGGCTCCGGCCGCCGCCGGCGAGAGGCCACGGCTGGAGCTCGCCGACCTCGTCCCGGGCGGCCGCCACATCGGCCGCGACGCCCTCGTGCCCGTCCTCGGCTATCTCTACACCGGCCGCCTCAAGCCCCCGGCGCAGGACGCCACCGTCTGCATGGACGACGCGTGCGGCCACGGGACTTGCCGCCCGGCCATAGATTTCGTCGTCGAGTCCATGTACGCGGCGTCTGGCTTCCAGATCTCGGAGCTTGCCTCCCTCTTCCAGCGTCGCCTCTCTGACTTCGTTTGCGAAGCGCTGGACGAGGACGTGGTGCCGATTATTCATGTCGCTTCCACCTGCGATCTCCAGGACCTGCTCAATCTGTGTATTCAGAGGGTCGCAGTCTCCGCTCTCGATAGCCGCTACCTGGACAAGGAGCTTCCGGCTGACATATACAACAAGATCAAGGAGATCCGCCGCCAACCAGAGAACGCCATTATTCTGGACCCTGAGCATGACAAGAGGGTCAGGAACATCCTCAAGGCCTTGGATTCCGACGACGTCGATCTCGTCGGCTTGCTGTTGAAGGAATCGACGGTGACCTTGGACGATGCATTCGCGATACACTATGCTGCAGCCTACTGTGAGCCCAAGGTGTTTGCAGAGCTGCTCAAACTGGACTCTGCTAACGTGAACCTGAAGAACAGCGGTGGGTATACGCCGCTGCACATAGCTTGCATGAGGAGAGAGCCGGACATCATTCTTTCGCTGGTGGAGAGGGGAGCCTGTGTGCTGGAGAGGACCCTGGATGGGCGCGATGCTCTTACTATCTGCAAGAGACTGACAAGAGAGAAAGACTGCAATAGGAAGTTGGACAAGTACGAGGAGAAAAGTAAGGCTTACTTGTGTATCGACATTTTGGAGCAAGAACTCAAGAGGAAATCCTTCGTTTTGGACCCCATCTCTATCTCTATAGAGGAGTCGATTGCCACGCCTTTGCTGGTCGATAATTTTCACATGAGGCTCATAAACTTGGAAAACAGAGTTGCGTTTGCTCGGATATTCTTCCCTTCTGAAGCCAAGCTTGTCATGCGCATCGCACAAGCCGATTCAACCCAAGAGTTTGCCGGCATCACCAACTTCAGCAGACTCAAGGAAGTTGATCTAAACGAAACCCCAACGATGCAGAATAGGAGGCTTCGCGAACGCCTTGATGCCTTAACAAAGACAG TTGAGCTAGGGAGACGATACTTCCCACACTGTTCGGACGTTCTGGATAAGTTCCTCAACGAAGAATCCACTGATCCGATCTTCCTTGAGACTGGGACCCCGGAGGATCAGCAAGTCAAGAGGATGCGTTTCTCTGAGCTCAGAGAGGACGTGCGCAAGGCGTTCACGAAAGATAAGGCAGCAGTGGCTGCAATAGCTTCCTCGGCGTCCTCGTCTTCGTCTCCGAGGTGCAGACgacccaataggaaatcacggtgA
- the LOC114669714 gene encoding Fe(2+) transport protein 2-like precursor, producing MSPRAVIIVLCLLSASPSRFAAADGAGADECGGPAVGGRCHSVARALRLKLIAIPSILLASVVGVCLPLFSRSVVPALRPDGNLFAVVKAFASGVILGTGYMHVLPDSFSDLSSPCLPRKPWAEFPFTAFVAMLAAVSTLMVDSLMLSFHGRGKAKRSAAAVTHHNHGGQYHDSPPVHGHGHGHLDMSEGETDVEAGVAQQLCRNRVIVQVLEMGIVVHSVVIGLSMGASQNVCTIRPLVAALSFHQLFEGMGLGGCILQAEYGAKMRSGLVFFFSTTTPFGIALGLALTKVYSDTSPTALIVVGLLNAASAGLLHYMALVDLLAADFMGPKLQSSVRLQLVSFLAVLMGAGGMSVMAKWA from the exons ATGTCTCCGAGAGCAGTCATCATCGTCCTCTGCCTCCTGTCCGCCTCACCCTCACGGTTTGCCGCCGCCGATGGCGCTGGCGCAGATGAATGCGGTGGTCCTGCGGTCGGGGGCAGATGCCACAGCGTCGCCCGCGCGCTGCGCCTGAAGCTAATCGCCATCCCGTCGATCCTGCTCGCCAGCGTGGTGGGCGTGTGCCTGCCGCTCTTCTCCCGCTCCGTCGTCCCCGCGCTCCGCCCCGACGGCAACCTGTTCGCCGTGGTGAAGGCCTTCGCGTCGGGGGTCATCCTCGGCACCGGCTACATGCACGTGCTGCCGGACTCGTTCAGCGACCTCAGCTCGCCCTGCCTGCCCCGGAAGCCCTGGGCGGAGTTCCCCTTCACGGCGTTCGTCGCCATGCTCGCCGCCGTGTCCACGCTCATGGTAGACTCGCTCATGCTCTCGTTCCACGGCCGGGGCAAGGCCAAGAGGAGCGCTGCTGCGGTCACGCACCATAATCATGGAGGCCAATACCATGACAGCCCTCCGGTGCACGGGCACGGGCACGGGCATCTAGACATGAGTGAGGGTGAGACGGACGTCGAGGCCGGCGTGGCGCAGCAGCTTTGCAGGAACCGTGTCATTGTTCAG GTCCTGGAGATGGGCATCGTGGTGCACTCGGTGGTGATCGGCCTCAGCATGGGCGCGTCGCAGAACGTGTGCACCATCCGGCCGCTCGTGGCGGCGCTCTCCTTCCACCAGCTCTTCGAGGGCATGGGCCTCGGCGGGTGCATCCTGCAGGCGGAGTACGGCGCCAAGATGAGGTCGGGGCTGGTGTTCTTCTTCTCCACCACCACGCCGTTCGGCATCGCGCTGGGGCTGGCGCTCACCAAGGTGTATAGCGACACCAGCCCCACGGCGCTCATCGTCGTCGGGCTGCTGAACGCGGCGTCGGCCGGCCTGCTCCACTACATGGCGCTCGTCGACCTCCTCGCCGCGGACTTCATGGGGCCCAAGCTGCAGAGCAGCGTCAGGCTGCAGCTCGTCTCCTTCCTGGCCGTGCTAATGGGCGCCGGCGGCATGTCCGTCATGGCCAAGTGGGCGTAG
- the LOC100278975 gene encoding uncharacterized LOC100278975 gives MAAAAVKSSAGMAGKKSRKPYVVSRPREKWTADEHGRFLHALLLFGRDWKRVQAFVATKTGTQIRSHAQKHFLRADKKLGLAVPPRHPHRSAAGCPAWCADDGGTLAPDVETVQFPLSPDDLRLAQVYRFVGDVLGSSVEAQLHRLLGADPVVVDTVLRVLANLQDNLDIL, from the coding sequence ATGGCAGCAGCAGCAGTGAAGTCGTCGGCCGGGATGGCGGGGAAGAAGTCCCGGAAGCCGTACGTGGTGAGCAGGCCGCGGGAGAAGTGGACCGCCGACGAGCACGGCCGCTTCCTCCacgcgctgctgctgttcggccgcgACTGGAAGAGGGTCCAGGCGTTCGTCGCCACCAAGACGGGCACGCAGATACGCAGCCACGCCCAGAAACACTTCCTCAGAGCGGACAAGAAGCTGGGCCTCGCCGTGCCGCCGCGGCACCCTCACCGCTCTGCCGCCGGTTGCCCGGCCTGGTGCGCCGACGATGGTGGTACCCTGGCGCCGGACGTCGAGACGGTTCAGTTCCCCCTGTCTCCGGACGACCTGCGCCTCGCTCAGGTGTACAGGTTCGTGGGCGACGTCTTGGGCTCTAGCGTCGAGGCGCAGCTGCACAGGCTGCTGGGCGCGGACCCTGTCGTCGTGGACACCGTCCTACGGGTGCTGGCCAACCTCCAAGACAACTTGGACATTTTGTAA